A genomic region of Dactylococcopsis salina PCC 8305 contains the following coding sequences:
- a CDS encoding MoaD/ThiS family protein has translation MSNQITVTVKLFAAYQEAYGVEEIQQQFPPQTPVKAVLDQIISEHPQLEQWREITRFGVNLSFVPPETTLKDGDEVVLIPPVSGG, from the coding sequence ATGTCAAATCAAATTACAGTTACGGTTAAACTGTTTGCCGCTTATCAAGAGGCTTATGGGGTGGAAGAAATCCAGCAACAATTTCCTCCCCAAACGCCAGTTAAAGCCGTGTTAGACCAAATTATTAGTGAACATCCTCAACTGGAACAGTGGCGAGAAATTACTCGTTTTGGGGTGAATTTAAGTTTTGTTCCCCCAGAAACGACTTTAAAGGATGGGGATGAGGTGGTTTTAATTCCGCCAGTGAGTGGGGGTTAA
- the thyX gene encoding FAD-dependent thymidylate synthase, giving the protein MDKFRIEVIKATPNPQQVIWLAMHQDYAEDFVWDKRDRAPDETQAGENVIKFLLAGERGHYGPLEHPQITFNVGFFPHSMMQQIRTHRVGISFDVQCLAGDTEVTFVKASGSLKKVKISELYDLWTNGEKAVRERKIRGRNNESPGTYRRDCKKRLEKMSLRVLNEETGQFEMSHLQDVVCSGIQPVYRLTLEDGKTLDCTTNHKLLTSEGWQRMGEAVDLVLDSSRQVVDTRKDCWLLCNGNTVAGNGLYRDKIWLKEQIEQGKSPQEMAEISQCSLTTIREWSKRHGLKLNSKDTKFKQGEKPWNYSESAIYRDQFWLQEKLDQGLHVNEMADLAGCSIEAIKKWVYYYGLSLNKRLTGCRIPWNKGKTGYCLNLSEESRQIRRQNSRRFTKRGSESNFWKGGTSDERELIGAWTRQVAPQVHEKFDYICQRCGSRGGVLHAHHLVPVFADESLAYDFDNLVSLCKDCHEYIHHHHLEADLANEFQPILEPSNWNSKPKSPGRKLKAHPVKVAKVEYLGLQTTYDLEVAEPWHNFVANGIVVHNSFRYTGKRILDVAEGKRDAEEVFYLRPVGEYTNRQGKRYFYSEEQRQADLEWCIEASKRYQKRIDEGLAEEHARGIIPFDTRQHFVMSCNARSLMHLLDLRWKKDAQLEAQKFSELLFGHFQAWTPQLAEWYLETRAKKAKLSP; this is encoded by the coding sequence ATGGATAAATTTAGAATCGAAGTCATCAAAGCAACACCCAATCCCCAGCAAGTGATTTGGTTAGCAATGCACCAAGATTATGCAGAGGATTTTGTTTGGGATAAGCGCGATCGCGCTCCCGATGAAACCCAAGCAGGGGAAAATGTCATCAAGTTTTTATTAGCAGGAGAAAGGGGGCATTACGGGCCCTTAGAACATCCACAAATCACGTTTAATGTGGGCTTTTTTCCTCATTCAATGATGCAGCAAATTCGGACTCACAGAGTGGGAATTTCATTTGATGTACAGTGTCTTGCAGGGGATACTGAAGTCACTTTCGTTAAAGCCTCTGGTAGTCTCAAAAAAGTCAAAATCTCTGAATTATATGATTTATGGACAAACGGAGAGAAAGCAGTTCGAGAACGTAAGATTCGTGGCAGAAATAATGAATCACCAGGAACTTACCGTCGTGACTGTAAGAAACGCCTTGAAAAAATGTCCTTGCGTGTATTAAATGAAGAGACTGGACAATTTGAAATGAGTCATCTTCAAGATGTAGTTTGTAGCGGAATTCAACCTGTTTATCGCCTAACGCTAGAAGATGGAAAAACATTAGATTGCACCACTAACCATAAACTTTTAACAAGTGAAGGTTGGCAACGAATGGGGGAAGCAGTCGATTTAGTTTTAGATTCAAGCAGACAAGTAGTTGATACCCGAAAAGATTGTTGGCTTTTATGTAACGGAAATACTGTGGCTGGTAATGGTCTTTATCGAGATAAAATTTGGCTAAAAGAACAGATTGAACAGGGAAAATCTCCACAAGAGATGGCTGAAATCTCTCAGTGTTCTTTAACAACGATTAGAGAGTGGTCAAAAAGACACGGTCTTAAATTAAATAGCAAAGATACTAAATTTAAACAAGGTGAAAAACCTTGGAATTATTCTGAAAGTGCTATCTATCGTGATCAATTTTGGTTGCAAGAAAAACTTGATCAAGGACTCCATGTTAATGAAATGGCAGACTTAGCAGGATGCTCTATAGAAGCCATTAAAAAATGGGTTTATTATTATGGATTATCCTTAAATAAGCGACTCACAGGATGTAGAATTCCTTGGAATAAAGGTAAGACAGGATACTGCCTGAATTTATCAGAAGAAAGTCGTCAAATTAGAAGACAAAACTCTCGTCGCTTTACGAAACGGGGTTCAGAATCAAATTTCTGGAAGGGAGGTACTTCTGATGAACGTGAATTAATCGGTGCTTGGACAAGACAAGTCGCCCCTCAAGTTCATGAAAAATTTGATTACATTTGTCAACGATGTGGTAGTCGAGGAGGAGTGCTTCACGCTCATCACCTTGTTCCTGTCTTTGCAGATGAATCATTGGCTTATGATTTTGACAATTTAGTTTCACTATGTAAAGACTGTCATGAGTACATTCATCATCATCACCTAGAAGCTGATCTTGCTAATGAATTTCAACCCATTTTAGAGCCATCGAACTGGAACTCTAAACCTAAGAGTCCAGGACGAAAACTAAAAGCCCATCCTGTTAAAGTTGCTAAGGTAGAATATTTAGGTTTACAAACAACTTATGATTTAGAAGTTGCCGAACCTTGGCATAATTTTGTTGCTAATGGCATCGTTGTTCACAATTCTTTCCGTTATACAGGAAAGAGAATTCTTGATGTCGCAGAAGGGAAAAGAGATGCAGAAGAAGTCTTCTATTTACGCCCCGTAGGTGAATACACAAACCGACAAGGCAAACGTTATTTTTACTCAGAAGAACAACGTCAGGCAGATTTAGAATGGTGTATTGAGGCATCAAAACGTTATCAAAAACGGATTGATGAAGGACTCGCAGAAGAACACGCCAGAGGGATTATTCCGTTTGATACCCGTCAGCATTTTGTGATGAGTTGTAATGCGCGATCGCTGATGCACCTTCTTGATTTACGCTGGAAAAAAGATGCTCAACTAGAAGCGCAAAAATTCAGCGAACTGTTATTTGGACATTTCCAAGCATGGACACCACAACTAGCAGAATGGTATTTGGAAACTCGCGCCAAAAAAGCAAAACTGTCTCCGTAG
- a CDS encoding DUF4079 domain-containing protein, with amino-acid sequence MDLPSFLWLWKIAAWSMGLSVTAYGILATTGIGMSYLRAKKSPRPQWLRPLHYTIGIILVSLVILLLSIGLVGTIGEYGSLGHSPHLIAGLTVVGLVLISAVSATRISAKRPWWRQVHVITNAILFLALAFVSWTGWDVVQKYLN; translated from the coding sequence TTGGATTTACCGTCGTTTCTCTGGCTTTGGAAAATCGCAGCTTGGTCAATGGGGTTGTCAGTGACTGCTTATGGGATACTAGCAACCACAGGAATCGGAATGTCTTATCTCCGTGCGAAAAAATCTCCGCGTCCGCAATGGTTACGTCCCCTCCACTATACAATCGGAATCATCTTGGTGAGTCTTGTGATTTTGTTACTCTCCATTGGTCTTGTGGGGACAATTGGAGAATATGGTAGCTTAGGACATTCTCCCCATCTAATCGCAGGTTTAACAGTGGTGGGATTAGTTTTAATTTCGGCGGTAAGTGCGACAAGAATTAGTGCGAAACGTCCCTGGTGGAGACAGGTTCACGTGATTACAAATGCTATTTTATTCTTGGCTTTGGCTTTTGTGTCTTGGACGGGATGGGATGTGGTGCAAAAGTATTTAAATTAG
- the thiO gene encoding glycine oxidase ThiO, with protein MSSTIIIGGGLIGRAIALSLQQKGEQVTVISRNPVEAAGFAAGGMIAPQAEAIAPSPLLDLALRSRNLYPDWIQQLETQTGLDTGYNPCGILAPVYEKTEPVSPHVQPATWLEKSDLEFYQGGLGFDVVGAWWYPEDGQVDNRALMKTLFVAAKDAGVEFREGVTVKSIQRQNDRVTKIRTSEGELKADHYVLATGSWVKELFPLAVRPLKGQMMSLEMPQSPYPIQQVLFGPNTYLVPRQDGRLIVGATVEDVGWKANNTPTGIKTLIDRAMRLYPDVANWSIQDTWWGYRPTTPDELPILGRSDCDNLFLATGHHRHGILLAPITAELIATFITEGKADPLLDHFHPQRFHSKNTRQWFSTTMNGKNGHSQISQISEPTSLTPSQPEDEPLVIAGRTFQSRLLTGTGKYPSPEIMRQTVAASGSEIVTVAVRRVQNNAPGHEGLGSALDWGKIWMLPNTAGCQTAEDAIRVAKLGREMAKLLGQEENNFVKLEVIPQPKHLLPDPIGTLEAAEALVKEGFAVLPYINADPVLAKRLEEVGCATVMPLGSPIGSGQGIKTEANLRIIIEEATVPVVIDAGIGSPSEAAYGMELGADALLINSAIALAKNPVVMGKAMGMATIAGRLAYLAGRIPIKQYASASSPTTGLVGSVTSDQ; from the coding sequence ATGAGCAGTACAATTATTATCGGTGGTGGCCTTATTGGAAGGGCGATCGCGCTATCTCTACAACAAAAAGGCGAACAAGTGACAGTGATTAGTCGTAACCCAGTCGAAGCTGCTGGTTTCGCCGCCGGGGGGATGATCGCACCGCAAGCAGAAGCGATCGCGCCTAGTCCATTATTAGATTTAGCGCTTCGATCGCGCAACCTATACCCTGATTGGATTCAGCAGTTAGAAACACAAACGGGACTCGATACAGGTTACAATCCTTGTGGGATTCTTGCCCCAGTTTACGAAAAAACAGAACCCGTTTCTCCTCATGTTCAACCTGCGACTTGGTTGGAAAAATCTGATCTGGAATTCTATCAAGGAGGACTCGGTTTCGATGTCGTGGGGGCATGGTGGTATCCTGAAGATGGTCAGGTGGATAACCGCGCTTTAATGAAAACTCTCTTCGTCGCCGCCAAAGACGCTGGAGTTGAGTTTCGAGAAGGGGTGACAGTCAAAAGCATTCAACGACAAAACGATCGAGTAACAAAAATTAGAACCAGCGAAGGCGAATTAAAAGCAGACCATTATGTCCTCGCTACTGGTTCTTGGGTGAAAGAATTATTTCCCCTGGCGGTACGTCCCCTGAAAGGACAAATGATGTCTCTAGAAATGCCACAATCCCCTTACCCGATTCAACAAGTGTTATTTGGTCCGAATACCTATTTAGTCCCGCGTCAGGATGGTAGATTAATTGTTGGTGCAACAGTTGAGGATGTGGGATGGAAAGCAAATAATACTCCCACTGGGATTAAAACCCTGATCGATCGCGCAATGAGACTTTATCCTGATGTGGCTAACTGGTCAATTCAGGACACTTGGTGGGGATATCGTCCGACGACACCAGATGAATTACCGATTTTAGGACGATCGGACTGTGATAATCTATTTCTCGCCACTGGACATCATCGTCATGGCATTTTACTAGCACCGATTACCGCAGAACTCATCGCCACTTTCATCACCGAGGGAAAAGCTGATCCCTTACTGGATCATTTCCATCCCCAACGTTTCCATAGCAAAAATACTCGTCAGTGGTTTTCAACAACAATGAACGGCAAAAACGGACATTCTCAAATTAGTCAAATTTCCGAACCCACTTCACTCACCCCATCCCAACCAGAGGATGAACCATTGGTCATCGCAGGACGAACATTTCAATCCCGTTTACTTACGGGAACGGGTAAATATCCCAGTCCAGAAATTATGCGTCAGACAGTGGCGGCGAGTGGCAGTGAAATTGTTACCGTAGCGGTGCGTCGCGTCCAAAATAACGCCCCTGGACATGAAGGGTTGGGGTCAGCGTTAGATTGGGGTAAAATTTGGATGTTGCCCAATACAGCAGGGTGTCAAACGGCAGAAGATGCGATACGGGTGGCGAAGTTAGGACGGGAAATGGCGAAATTGTTGGGACAGGAGGAGAATAATTTTGTCAAGTTAGAAGTGATTCCCCAACCGAAACATTTACTTCCTGATCCCATTGGCACGTTAGAAGCCGCAGAAGCATTGGTGAAAGAAGGGTTTGCGGTGTTGCCTTATATTAATGCTGATCCGGTGTTGGCGAAACGTTTGGAAGAAGTGGGTTGTGCAACGGTAATGCCATTGGGATCGCCCATTGGTTCTGGACAGGGGATTAAAACTGAGGCAAATTTACGGATTATTATTGAGGAAGCAACGGTTCCAGTGGTAATTGATGCGGGAATTGGTAGCCCCAGTGAGGCGGCGTATGGTATGGAGTTAGGGGCGGATGCGTTGTTGATTAATAGCGCGATCGCGTTGGCAAAAAATCCAGTGGTGATGGGAAAAGCGATGGGAATGGCAACGATCGCGGGACGATTGGCTTATCTTGCGGGACGGATTCCAATTAAACAATATGCTAGTGCGAGTTCTCCCACCACTGGATTAGTCGGATCGGTGACCAGTGACCAGTGA
- a CDS encoding GlsB/YeaQ/YmgE family stress response membrane protein — MGIITWAILGLIAGAIAKAIYPGEQNTGILGTMALGILGSLAGGWIGEQLQEFLTIPSPEVGSFSLSGIITAVLGAIAIIFIWGLLTKPSR, encoded by the coding sequence ATGGGAATTATTACTTGGGCAATTTTAGGACTCATTGCTGGTGCGATCGCGAAAGCAATTTATCCAGGGGAACAAAATACAGGCATTTTAGGAACAATGGCGTTAGGGATTCTCGGTTCTCTCGCTGGTGGTTGGATCGGGGAACAACTGCAAGAATTTTTAACCATCCCCAGTCCAGAAGTGGGGAGTTTCAGTTTATCAGGAATTATCACTGCGGTTTTGGGCGCGATCGCGATCATTTTTATCTGGGGATTATTGACCAAACCCAGCCGTTAA
- a CDS encoding lipid-A-disaccharide synthase-related protein, with product MKLLCLSNGHGEDVIAVRVIEALRQKTQQLEVVALPIVGDGTAYHRSSIPIIAPAKKMPSGGFIYMDARELWRDVRGGLIALTLAQLKAVRRWGKERGMILAVGDIVPLLFAWLSQTNYTFVGTAKSEYYLRNEVGWLPKTSVWERKLGSVYLPWERCLLKHRRCQGVFPRDELTTNILQKFHIQAYNFGNPMMDGLIPEALIVEELETQRSLRVLLLPGSRSPEAERNWELILEAVENIIIRETKRKLCFFAPIAPSLDLNPFCEPLEARGWQLNTTTSPSTPVRDEKGLEFYQGMTRLLLTQSAYHSCLLASDLAIAMAGTATEQFVGLGKPVITFPGKGPQYTYRFAEAQTRLLGASVILVKKPSQVVEIIRELFSDPDRLQLIADNGKRRMGVNNASSRIAEHLLTF from the coding sequence TTGAAATTACTCTGTCTCAGCAATGGTCATGGTGAAGATGTGATCGCTGTGCGTGTCATTGAAGCATTGCGTCAAAAAACTCAACAATTGGAGGTGGTAGCCCTTCCCATTGTCGGTGATGGAACAGCGTATCATCGATCGAGCATTCCCATCATTGCACCAGCGAAGAAAATGCCATCTGGGGGCTTCATTTACATGGATGCGCGAGAATTGTGGCGAGATGTGCGCGGTGGACTAATTGCTTTGACTTTAGCACAACTGAAAGCAGTACGGCGCTGGGGAAAGGAAAGGGGAATGATTCTCGCTGTTGGTGATATTGTGCCACTTTTGTTTGCCTGGTTAAGTCAGACCAATTACACTTTTGTGGGAACTGCGAAATCAGAGTATTATTTACGGAATGAGGTGGGTTGGCTACCCAAAACCTCGGTTTGGGAAAGGAAATTGGGATCGGTTTATTTACCTTGGGAACGTTGTTTATTGAAACATCGCCGTTGTCAAGGGGTGTTCCCCAGAGATGAATTGACCACCAACATATTACAGAAATTTCACATTCAAGCCTATAATTTTGGGAATCCGATGATGGATGGTTTGATTCCAGAAGCGCTGATCGTGGAAGAATTGGAAACACAACGATCGCTGCGAGTGTTATTACTGCCAGGTTCACGTTCTCCCGAAGCGGAAAGGAATTGGGAATTGATTTTGGAAGCGGTGGAGAACATCATCATCCGTGAAACCAAACGGAAGTTATGTTTTTTTGCCCCGATCGCGCCTAGTCTTGATTTAAATCCTTTTTGTGAACCATTAGAAGCCAGAGGATGGCAACTCAACACCACCACTTCCCCTTCGACACCCGTCAGGGATGAAAAGGGTTTAGAGTTCTATCAAGGAATGACTCGATTACTACTGACGCAAAGCGCCTATCATAGTTGTTTACTTGCTTCCGATTTGGCGATCGCCATGGCGGGAACAGCTACAGAACAATTTGTGGGGTTAGGAAAGCCCGTGATTACCTTCCCAGGAAAAGGTCCGCAATATACTTATAGGTTTGCGGAAGCCCAAACTCGCTTACTCGGTGCGTCTGTGATTCTGGTGAAAAAGCCTTCGCAAGTGGTAGAAATAATTCGCGAGTTATTTAGCGACCCCGATCGCTTACAATTAATCGCAGACAATGGCAAACGTAGAATGGGAGTCAATAACGCATCCTCTCGCATTGCAGAACATTTATTAACTTTTTGA
- a CDS encoding TldD/PmbA family protein, with protein MTDYRSLLSDLIQKYRDRADFILIRVEESESTSILLRGENIETLSEEIAIGGQVRVCYRGGWGFASFNRLSTLTERLEDAIAAARRVGIGKTCLAPVLPLEGVYRLPLPAGDPRSIPLANKKALCDHYNNILREYDPRITTTAVSYGDLTQRVTIATSEGTLIEQAWTDLEARFSAIARDGEIIQTGRETTGSRQGWNDLLHLENQVLSAAARAINALSFPTITGDTYPVVIDPILSGLFVHEAFGHLSEADMIYENPDLMEVMTMGRKFGPDHLQIFDGAAPPGHRGSYQVDDEGTPATTTQLIENGFLVGRLHSRETAGKLGERPTANARCLDYQYPPLVRMTNTWIERGETPVQDLFQNIPVGVYAKNWLGGMTNGEMFTFSAGEAWMIRNGELAEPVRDVTLSGNVFKTLANIEAIGDDFYWDESGGCGKGGQSGLPVGCGGPSLRIKDVVIGGESVEG; from the coding sequence ATGACAGACTATCGTTCTCTCCTCTCTGACTTAATTCAAAAATACCGCGATCGAGCGGATTTTATTCTGATTCGAGTCGAAGAATCAGAAAGCACCTCTATCCTATTAAGGGGGGAAAACATCGAAACCCTCAGCGAAGAAATTGCCATCGGTGGACAAGTGCGAGTCTGTTATCGAGGGGGATGGGGGTTTGCCAGTTTTAATCGTCTCAGCACCCTCACTGAACGCCTAGAAGACGCGATCGCCGCCGCGAGACGGGTGGGGATCGGAAAAACTTGTTTAGCCCCTGTATTGCCCTTAGAAGGGGTTTATAGGCTTCCTTTACCCGCAGGTGATCCGCGATCGATTCCCTTAGCCAATAAAAAGGCACTGTGTGACCACTACAACAACATTTTACGAGAATATGACCCTCGGATCACCACAACGGCGGTCAGTTATGGCGACCTGACACAACGGGTGACGATCGCCACGTCAGAAGGCACGCTTATCGAACAAGCATGGACTGATCTAGAAGCAAGATTCAGCGCGATCGCCCGTGACGGAGAAATCATTCAAACGGGAAGGGAAACCACCGGTTCCCGTCAAGGTTGGAACGACCTTCTCCACCTCGAAAATCAAGTCCTCAGCGCCGCCGCAAGAGCCATTAACGCCCTCAGTTTCCCGACAATTACAGGAGATACTTATCCTGTCGTCATTGATCCGATTCTCAGTGGTTTATTTGTCCATGAAGCCTTCGGTCATCTTTCCGAAGCCGATATGATTTATGAAAACCCAGACTTAATGGAAGTGATGACAATGGGACGAAAATTCGGTCCTGATCACCTACAAATTTTCGATGGCGCCGCGCCACCTGGACATCGGGGAAGCTATCAAGTGGATGATGAAGGAACACCAGCCACCACCACTCAATTGATTGAAAATGGTTTTTTAGTGGGACGACTTCATTCCCGTGAAACGGCAGGAAAATTAGGAGAACGTCCCACCGCAAACGCTCGTTGTCTAGACTATCAATATCCGCCACTGGTTCGCATGACCAACACTTGGATTGAACGAGGAGAAACCCCTGTCCAAGATTTGTTTCAGAATATCCCTGTGGGAGTGTATGCGAAAAACTGGTTAGGAGGGATGACCAATGGGGAAATGTTCACCTTTTCTGCGGGAGAAGCCTGGATGATTCGCAATGGTGAACTCGCTGAACCAGTACGAGACGTGACTCTTTCTGGGAATGTATTTAAGACTCTCGCCAATATCGAAGCCATTGGAGATGATTTTTACTGGGATGAGTCTGGTGGCTGTGGCAAAGGCGGACAAAGCGGCTTACCTGTCGGTTGTGGCGGTCCCAGTCTTCGCATTAAAGATGTGGTGATTGGTGGCGAATCCGTAGAAGGGTGA
- the crtR gene encoding beta-carotene hydroxylase, translating to MVQTQQSLRVPKDYIDPDGGWNVNVWMFLVAWGMFILSHCGYWLWHWEGWLCFVINVLCLHFAGTVIHDASHRAGHRNRVINTILGHGTALMLGFVFPVFTRVHLQHHAHVNDPKNDPDHFVSTGGPLFFIPARFFYHEVFFFKRKLWKNYELLEWFFSRLIVGLIVYYSFQYGFFDYLVNYWFSPALVVGWTLGLFFDYLPHRPFQERDRWKNARVYPSKILNWLICGQNYHLVHHLWPSIPWYKYQPAYYQMKPLLDKKDCYQSLGLLAGKKDFFGFIYDIFLGIRFH from the coding sequence ATGGTGCAAACCCAACAATCCTTAAGAGTGCCGAAGGATTACATTGATCCCGATGGCGGTTGGAATGTGAATGTCTGGATGTTCCTTGTGGCATGGGGAATGTTTATTTTATCTCATTGTGGTTACTGGCTGTGGCATTGGGAGGGTTGGCTATGCTTCGTCATCAATGTTCTTTGTTTACACTTCGCTGGAACAGTAATCCATGATGCGTCACACCGCGCTGGACATCGTAATCGTGTGATTAATACGATTTTAGGACATGGGACGGCTTTGATGTTAGGATTTGTGTTTCCCGTGTTTACGCGCGTTCATTTACAACATCATGCTCATGTTAATGATCCGAAAAATGACCCCGATCATTTTGTTTCGACGGGGGGGCCACTATTTTTTATTCCAGCACGCTTTTTTTACCATGAAGTGTTCTTTTTTAAGCGCAAATTATGGAAAAACTATGAGCTTTTAGAATGGTTTTTTAGTCGGTTAATTGTGGGGTTAATTGTTTATTATTCTTTTCAGTATGGCTTTTTTGATTATTTGGTAAATTACTGGTTTTCTCCAGCTTTAGTGGTCGGTTGGACATTAGGATTGTTTTTTGATTATCTCCCTCACCGTCCGTTTCAAGAGCGCGATCGATGGAAAAATGCGAGGGTTTATCCCAGTAAAATTCTGAACTGGTTAATCTGTGGGCAAAATTATCATTTAGTCCATCATCTTTGGCCCTCGATTCCTTGGTATAAATATCAGCCAGCTTACTACCAAATGAAACCTTTATTAGACAAAAAAGACTGTTATCAATCGTTAGGATTATTGGCAGGAAAAAAAGATTTCTTTGGCTTTATTTACGATATCTTTTTAGGGATTCGTTTTCACTAA